The stretch of DNA TGCACCTCACCAACCTTGGTAAAGAAGCGGTGCCCTCCAATATCAAAGCGGTAACCTTTGTAGGTTTCGGTGCGGGAAATGCCGCCTACTTTGTCGGCTTTTTCCAATACGACTGATTTTTTGCCGTGCTTCATCAGCTCGTAGCCTGCGGTCAGACCCGCTGGCCCACCACCGATAATTACTACAGGGGATGACTGCATTGATTCAACTCCAGAATTAGGATAGCTATTGTGACAACCAGGGGGGCAAAGACGACGGACTACTAATCTGCGTAGGCAGACAGCTGCCGGAACTGGTAAGTTGCCAGGCCATAGGCAAAGGCTGCGCCGCCGTAAAGAAAGTAGAACCAGTGCCAGGGAATTACCCGGAGGGCAAACCAGGCCCCGCGCTTGTGCCAAAAGAAGCGGTAAACCCGCTGGTTAACCACCAAAAGTCCGATCATGGTGGCGATCGCAACGATCCACAGGAAAGGATTGACCCATCCGCCCACCAGGCAGCCCAAGGCCAGCCAGCTGAGCACAACGCTTAGCTTGTTGGTACGGTCTAGATTGAGATCATTCATCGGTTGACCCTGGCTAAGAATTAACTCCGTCCAGGGTAGCGCTCGGTAAAAAATCTCGGCCCGTAGCAGTGAAACGGGCTGCCAGCACTTCAGGTGCTTGACCTGAATATGTTTGCACAGGCGAATGGTATATCCAGCCCGCCTGAGCCGATAGCCCAACTCAATGTCCTCCACGCAGGGCTTCAGGTAGCGCTCGTCGAACCCTCCCACCGCTCTAAAGGCATCGGCTCGCACAGCCCCGCAGGCTCCCCAGAAGGTTGACGCTTTTTCGGAGGAGATCTGGTGGGTGTAGTGGTGAAACAGATTTTTGTACTGGGACAGAAAGTTGGGTGCCCCCGGCTGGTCGTCGTAGGAGCCAATCAGCGCGGCCAGGTTGATATCCTGCTGAAACGCCTTTTCAACGCCGAGAATAGTGTCGCAACCGACCGTCACATCTGCGTCAATAAAAAACAGGATTTCTCCTCGGGCTAGTCTGGCCCCCTGGTTTCGGGCACGGGCAGGGCCTCCGGCTGAATCGTAGCGAAAGACCGTTGCCCCAGACTCCTTAGCCACCTGCCAGGAGCCGTCGGTATCGCCATCGGCCACCACGATGACCTCATCGGGCAACCGGCTCGACTGCTTCAGGCTGTCGAGGCAGAGGCGGAAGCTCTCGCCACCGTTGTAAACAGGAATAATGACAGAAATATTGAGCCGTTCTGATGCATCACCTGGCATGGAATTCATTGAATCTACGCTTCCTAGAAATACTTATATGCCTGACGGAAAAGAGTTGGTAGTGCAGGATACTGGTGCACCAAACCTTTCCCAATAGAAGAAGCTCCTAGAACGCAGCAACTGATTCAGTACTTTTAGGACTTAAATACAATATCTGCAAATCACCCTTCAGCAAGGTCTTTCGGCCCGAAAAAGCGCTATATATCAGGGAAACTAACATGTCTGTTTTAACCGCATCATGAAATTTCCCTTATCTTTACGATTCCTTTACAATAGCTTCTCCGCTGAAACTTTACTCAAAATCTATCTTGAGGGGGATGCTTAAAAGGGGTAGTTTTTGTTTGTGCGCGGGTTGCGTAAATCAATCTGCCGAACTCAGTAGCCTTCGGTAAAGTCTTGGGATGATTGTGCCAGTAACCACAAGGGTTAGTTGCCATGGGCACCTCAGGCCCACTCTCCCGCTAGGGTTGTGTCGCAACCAAAACCTGGTTAGCCTGAGGATAATTCTGACTTTAGATCTGCCATGCCTACTGGAGCCCTGTACGCGATCGCCTACGCCGCGCTCTCTGCGATCGGTGGCCTGATTGGCTATGCCCAGGCCCGTAGCCAGGTGTCCTTAGTTAGTGGACTGGTCAGCGCCACGCTGCTGCTGGTGAGGGCGTGGCTGTGGCAGGCCGGTTCCGCTGGCGGTGCCGGTATGGCCATGGGCGTAACCGCCGCGCTGGTGATCATCTTCATTCGTCGCTGGATGGAAACTCGCAAGGCCATGCCCGCCATCGTTATGATTGTGGCGGGTGTGCTAGCGTTTATTGGCATGGGCCTATCGCTGGTTGGCGCACAGCAGTAGGTCGTGAGTCAATCGGGCCATAGCTGGCTGTGCCGAGCCGGAACAGACCAGGCGGTTCTGACAATCTATAGCCCAGCTTTAAAGAGCCAACCTCTGCCAGGTTGAGAGAACATTAAGGAGAGTTTGTGGATTGTCTGGAAGTTGGGGAACCTGACGGCGAGGATGTCTGTCTGCACTAAAGCTTGAGCCGAAATATAGTGATGGCTGCACCTTCTGGTTGGTGGTCAAAGCGCCAGAGTGCGGCGGCTAGAGGTGCAACCGCAGGCCCTACACAACCCCTATAAAATTGCCAATGGTCAGCGATGTATGGTTGAAGAAGAAGGTGCTCGCCGGGAATGCAAATCCAAAAAGATGCGATCGCTATAGCCCAGCCTACCCCCCCACGGTTCCAGAGTGTGCCCGCAGGGGTTGCTGCGGCAGATCAATCAACTGTGTAACCTGGCAAATAGCGTTTCCAAGCATAGACAGCAGTAATGTCTGGAAAATTGGGAACAGCTCCAATCACTGCTCTCTGGGTAACAGCAGCAGTAACCTCTGACTGTATACCCCTGAAACTGCATGCTCTGCTAGATACAGGCCGACCATCAGCTTCCATTTCCATATTTGAAAATAAGGGAGTTGATGCTAACAAGCAAAAAATACTGTAGGCGAAAAATTAGGAGCTAGGATTTTCCATGCCTGGACATAAGCAACTTCCTCAATCCCCATAGTTCATAAAAAAGATGACGCGTAAATATAAAGAGCATTGCTATGTAGAGTAAACCTCCCAGCATGGTAGAGATAATTATAACCCAATGGGATTCTACCAAACTTGACAAGAAGCTTTTGAACATAACAATGACCACCAGCATTGCAATAGAGTAAGCTA from Leptolyngbya sp. KIOST-1 encodes:
- a CDS encoding TMEM14 family protein — its product is MPTGALYAIAYAALSAIGGLIGYAQARSQVSLVSGLVSATLLLVRAWLWQAGSAGGAGMAMGVTAALVIIFIRRWMETRKAMPAIVMIVAGVLAFIGMGLSLVGAQQ
- a CDS encoding glycosyltransferase family 2 protein; translation: MNSMPGDASERLNISVIIPVYNGGESFRLCLDSLKQSSRLPDEVIVVADGDTDGSWQVAKESGATVFRYDSAGGPARARNQGARLARGEILFFIDADVTVGCDTILGVEKAFQQDINLAALIGSYDDQPGAPNFLSQYKNLFHHYTHQISSEKASTFWGACGAVRADAFRAVGGFDERYLKPCVEDIELGYRLRRAGYTIRLCKHIQVKHLKCWQPVSLLRAEIFYRALPWTELILSQGQPMNDLNLDRTNKLSVVLSWLALGCLVGGWVNPFLWIVAIATMIGLLVVNQRVYRFFWHKRGAWFALRVIPWHWFYFLYGGAAFAYGLATYQFRQLSAYAD